A genome region from Euphorbia lathyris chromosome 4, ddEupLath1.1, whole genome shotgun sequence includes the following:
- the LOC136226875 gene encoding uncharacterized protein: MDLDECDGTRGMEEVYVNLDRVDPFHDPETHLSRTRCNEFVEISGTTAEIHTWYAMLGAAARARVLELGFEPFISALPRTNGVCDRFGLRALCERWVDSTHTFHLSFGEMTISPRDFSLLTGLWGSSTPVPFRFDMMRLRVDRARLAALIGPGVYLGARSSPAKFVSTASLLSRRDFCETDDADLAVRSFLVYTLSETIFRTKSGKVHAGLIQALSDLDAVASYDWARAGLAFLYKFLDLTCRKRKDFGGYTFALLVWAYERQILPSQSRPRPRVPRLPLMTRWREFDLGAEKRRTVARLLDWIDSRTLGQIKFRWDDLDFGPDYMYVTLIQEQQCVLTGPCVRAWYLGDRGITGIRDAHWSPGEIPISMFAVRTMPLSVIRQDLTRRFIGREVWVHAGGRDLYLSTLLSARDAPAAAMEVDPVADVFSREAVAVVFGQEEVPEGSWRSAHLSDFFDGTRAQTSAGEPPYYVGESSSAARPERSSFGVPVPDYGRDFATVCYDESGAAYAGVEMAPPIFTSRVPFDPSDASQTTRETCTDYVGLSGYLRDRLSLRCADHLSDLHAHERRRSESVREADARVGQVYQERNDHWSEVMRRETAGRLVVEERARDEMIGCLAAEERVHVETTGCLAAEERARVAEERLRVTEETLSAERASHLRGFEAYWDFPPY; encoded by the exons atggatttggatgaatgcgatggcacgagaggcatggaggaggtttacgtgaaccttgatagagtggaccctttccacgatCCTGAGacacatctgagccggacacgctgcaacgag ttcgTCGAGATTTCCGGGACTACGGCCGAGATCCATACGTGGTATGCTatgctaggcgccgcggcgagagcccgtgtgcttgagttgggcttcgagccctttatttcagcgttgccccgcaccaacggggtgtgcgatcGTTTTGGCCTGCgtgccttatgcgagcggtgggttgactcgacccacaccttccatctttcttttggggagatgactatctcgcccagagatttctctTTGCTGACAGGGCTGTGGGGGAGTAGCACTCCAGTTCCCTTTCGTTTTGATATGATGCGACTGCGGGTCGACCGCGCTAGGCTAGCTGCTTTGATTGGGCCGGGAGTTTACCTAGGCGCCAGATCTTCTCCAGCGAAGTTTGTTTCTActgcgagccttttgagtcgccGGGATTTTTGCGAGACGGACGATGCTGACTTGGCAGTTCGTAGTTTCCTAGTGTATaccctgagtgagacgattttccgcaccaagagcggaaAGGTACACGCTGGTCTTATTCAGGCTCTCAGTGATTTGGATGCGGTAGCGTCTTATGATTGGGCGAGAGCGGGCCTAGCCTTCTTATAtaagtttttggatttgacttgccggaagcgcaaggacttcggtggttacacatTTGCCCTACTG gtttggGCGTACGAGAGGCAGATTCTTCCTAGCCAGTCTCGGCCTCGACCACGAGTACCGAGGCTCCCTCTCATGACTCGGTGGAGAGAGTTTGACCTAGGCGCAGAGAAGAGACGGACGGTGGCGCGGCTCCTAGACTGGATTGACTCGCGGaccctgggacag atCAAGtttaggtgggacgaccttgacttcggtcccgactACATGTACGTGActttgatccaggagcagcagtgcgtgctcaccggcccctgcgtgcgggcttGGTATTTGGGcgaccgaggcatcaccgggATTAGGGACGCACACTGGTCACCAGGCGAGATTCCCATttccatgttcgcggtgcggaccatgcccttgtCGGTCATCCGTCAGGACTTGACCCGCCGGTTCATCGGTAGAGAGGTGTGGGTTCATGCCGGGGGTCGTGATCTTTACCTATCGACTctgttgagcgcgagggatgccccagcggcggcgatggaggtggatcccgTGGCAGACGTATTTTCACGGGAGGCTGTCGCAGTagtcttcggtcaggaggaggtcccg gaggggtcctggaggagcGCTCATCTGTCGGACttctttgacggcactcgagctcagacatcTGCGGGCGAGCCAccctactatgtcggcgagtcctccagtgctgcccgaccggagaggtcctcCTTCGGTGTGCCCGTTccggactacgggagagatttcGCCACCGTTTGTTATGATGAGTCCGGGGCAGCCTATGCGggtgtcgagatggctcctccCATCTTCACATCGAGGGTGCCATTTGACCCTTCCGACGCTTCGCAGactacgagagagacttgtacagattatgtgggactgtccggttacctccgagaccgcctcagcttgcgctgtgccgatcacctg agcgatcttcacgcccatgagcggagacgaagtgagtcggtgcgggaggccgatgccagggttggccaagtgtaccaagagcggaacgaccactggtcggaggtgatgcggagggagacTGCTGGACGTCTTGTCgttgaggagagggcgcgtgatgagatGATTGGAtgcctcgctgccgaggagagggtGCATGTTGAGACCACAGGAtgcctcgctgccgaggagagagcacgagttgctgagGAGAGGCTCCGAGTTACCGAGGAgaccttatctgcggagcgggcatcgcaTTTGAGGGGGTTTGAGGCCTACtgggacttccctccatattag